In the genome of Leptospira terpstrae serovar Hualin str. LT 11-33 = ATCC 700639, one region contains:
- the topA gene encoding type I DNA topoisomerase translates to MASYLSEEWVVVATKGHIKDLPPKSYGVDFKNQFEPEYEWLKGKKTVFSAIKTKAKNASIIYIASDPDREGEIIAKHCYDELIKLKKPIFRLRLKEISKEEVNRQIQLKAGLDLAEIESQIARRVVDRIFGFEVSPDLWKQLKISSLSAGRVQSTVLHWICERELEIQNFSKEIYYQLKLNGSVSNQSVVLDHQTKDKLDSKSIQKLLSEIEILPEPTRLKEITLSQIKKKNIKRNPPQAFSTASLQETSFRVLGFDSKKTMKLAQMLFEGKRIGSGERIGLITYMRTDSTRVSDQKRELGEKYLNQNYPGLCSLQNNTPKKQKKYSQDAHEAVIPTNANYSPDSISSYLSLEEKKLYSLIWERFLVSLMKPELGEETVYEFEKNNHTFVHKNEFITDPGFKAFAKSEKKKLQKRLDWKLGDRFQYESYSVEEKQTEPPVRYTQGKLVQKMEDTGVGRPSTYGSILETLKTRKYIVEYHKSIGPTALGLKVNEYLFLNFHDMIGESFTKDLEEKLDQVTDKKESRVSLIQNFYEGLMFILRSPRKKTSLVSSQSNTKENVISSEESKTKKSLSKQKGKKSIVTPPPSNLNKQNICPVCKEGVVKTKLGKKGKTIYFCSRYPHCDYITYEL, encoded by the coding sequence ATCGCTTCCTACTTAAGCGAGGAATGGGTTGTTGTTGCTACCAAAGGTCATATCAAAGACCTACCTCCCAAATCTTATGGGGTGGATTTTAAAAATCAATTCGAACCCGAATATGAATGGTTAAAAGGAAAAAAAACTGTTTTTTCCGCCATCAAAACCAAAGCCAAAAATGCCTCTATTATCTACATTGCTAGTGACCCTGATCGAGAAGGGGAGATCATCGCCAAACATTGTTATGATGAATTAATTAAATTAAAAAAACCAATCTTTCGACTTCGGCTGAAAGAAATATCTAAAGAGGAAGTTAACCGTCAGATCCAACTAAAAGCCGGATTGGATTTGGCGGAAATTGAATCACAAATTGCAAGACGTGTAGTGGATCGTATTTTTGGTTTTGAAGTTTCACCCGACTTATGGAAACAATTAAAAATTTCCTCTTTATCGGCGGGTCGAGTTCAATCCACTGTCTTACATTGGATTTGCGAAAGGGAATTAGAAATCCAAAACTTTTCTAAAGAAATCTATTACCAATTAAAATTAAATGGATCGGTTTCCAACCAGTCAGTTGTTTTGGACCACCAAACCAAAGATAAATTAGATTCGAAGTCGATACAAAAGCTCCTTTCGGAAATAGAAATCCTACCAGAACCAACCAGGTTAAAAGAAATAACACTATCCCAGATTAAAAAGAAAAATATCAAAAGAAATCCTCCGCAAGCATTTTCCACTGCTAGTTTGCAAGAAACGAGTTTCCGTGTTTTAGGATTTGATTCCAAAAAAACAATGAAATTAGCACAAATGTTATTTGAAGGAAAACGAATTGGTTCGGGAGAGAGGATCGGACTCATCACTTATATGCGGACTGATAGCACCCGTGTTTCCGATCAAAAACGGGAGTTAGGTGAGAAGTATCTCAATCAAAATTATCCTGGTTTGTGTTCTTTGCAAAATAACACTCCTAAAAAACAAAAAAAATATTCTCAAGATGCCCACGAAGCAGTCATTCCCACGAATGCAAATTATAGTCCAGATTCAATATCTTCCTATTTATCGCTTGAGGAGAAAAAACTATACTCACTGATTTGGGAGCGTTTTTTAGTTTCTTTGATGAAGCCAGAGTTAGGTGAAGAGACAGTTTATGAATTTGAGAAAAATAATCATACCTTTGTCCACAAAAATGAATTCATAACAGACCCTGGATTCAAAGCCTTTGCCAAATCAGAAAAGAAAAAATTGCAAAAACGATTAGATTGGAAATTGGGAGATCGTTTTCAATACGAGTCCTACTCTGTAGAGGAAAAACAAACAGAACCACCCGTTCGTTATACACAGGGAAAACTTGTGCAAAAGATGGAAGATACGGGAGTCGGTAGACCCTCTACCTATGGAAGTATCCTCGAAACTTTAAAAACCAGGAAATACATTGTCGAATACCACAAATCCATTGGCCCTACGGCACTTGGTTTGAAAGTGAATGAATATCTTTTTCTTAACTTTCACGATATGATTGGTGAATCCTTTACAAAAGATTTAGAAGAAAAGTTAGACCAAGTCACAGACAAAAAAGAATCACGAGTGTCTCTCATTCAAAATTTTTATGAAGGTTTGATGTTTATTTTAAGAAGTCCTCGAAAAAAAACATCTCTCGTTTCTTCTCAGTCAAATACAAAAGAAAATGTCATTAGTTCCGAAGAATCAAAAACAAAGAAATCCTTATCCAAGCAAAAAGGAAAAAAATCAATTGTTACACCTCCTCCTTCGAATCTAAACAAACAAAACATTTGTCCTGTGTGTAAAGAGGGTGTGGTAAAAACCAAG
- the cysK gene encoding cysteine synthase A — MKINSILEAIGNTPHVRLSRLFGTDHEVYMKLERQNPGGSIKDRIALAMIEEAEKSGKLKKDSFIVEPTSGNTGIGLAMVAAVKGYAITLVMPEHMSVERRRIMAAYGAKFELTPREKGMPGAIAKAQEIVAANPNAWMPQQFENEANIAVHREKTAEEIAKDFPEGLDYIITGVGTGGHITGCAENLKKRFPKLKVFAVEPEGSPVLSGGKPGPHPLQGIGAGFIPKNCKTELLDGIITVGKDEAFTMAVLAAKKEGIFIGTSSGASLAAVSKKLKEIPAGSKVLTFCYDTGERYLSVEGLFV, encoded by the coding sequence ATGAAAATAAACAGCATTCTAGAAGCCATCGGAAATACACCTCACGTTAGACTGTCGCGACTTTTTGGAACCGACCATGAAGTATATATGAAACTCGAAAGACAAAATCCTGGTGGATCCATTAAAGATCGAATCGCTCTTGCTATGATTGAAGAAGCAGAGAAGTCAGGAAAATTAAAAAAGGATTCTTTTATCGTAGAGCCTACTTCTGGAAATACTGGAATTGGTCTTGCTATGGTAGCAGCTGTTAAAGGGTATGCAATCACTCTGGTGATGCCAGAACATATGTCCGTGGAAAGAAGAAGGATTATGGCAGCTTATGGTGCAAAGTTTGAACTGACTCCTAGAGAAAAGGGAATGCCTGGTGCTATCGCCAAAGCACAAGAAATAGTTGCCGCCAATCCGAATGCATGGATGCCTCAACAGTTTGAAAACGAAGCTAACATTGCTGTTCACAGAGAAAAAACTGCAGAAGAAATTGCAAAAGATTTTCCAGAAGGTTTGGATTACATCATCACTGGAGTGGGTACAGGTGGTCACATCACTGGATGTGCTGAAAACCTAAAGAAAAGATTTCCTAAATTAAAAGTATTTGCTGTAGAACCAGAAGGTTCTCCGGTTCTTAGCGGTGGAAAACCAGGTCCGCACCCTCTGCAAGGAATAGGTGCAGGTTTTATTCCCAAAAATTGCAAAACAGAACTTTTGGATGGAATCATCACTGTGGGTAAAGACGAAGCATTTACCATGGCTGTGCTCGCTGCAAAAAAAGAAGGAATCTTTATCGGAACTTCTTCTGGTGCAAGCCTTGCTGCAGTTTCTAAAAAACTAAAAGAAATTCCAGCAGGTTCTAAGGTTCTTACTTTCTGTTATGACACAGGAGAAAGATACTTATCAGTGGAAGGTCTTTTCGTTTAA
- a CDS encoding HEAT repeat domain-containing protein → MIRKFVLFFSVLLVPVAIFSETEERFFEIQRTRLSSSNISEIRDAIDKLTFVKSNQGIRDIISAMEGSPNFPTSPGNAPAVKFYAAKALGIKGEKLAVPYLIKTYQKESANIPEHNPPKSRTWKDGVADSTSLSSPYFYEEGEIPITLACGEILRALGSLPKTAESESTIKSALTSPNFYLRSSAADALYNSGKKEALSPLSEALSKETVPYAKISILSALAGLERLPNQNYKAILESLTDKNPEVRAKASEALRRLDFRISAPYLEKVIQSENDSKVLNQMKSDYQFLISIHTP, encoded by the coding sequence ATGATTCGAAAGTTTGTTTTGTTTTTCAGTGTTCTCCTGGTGCCAGTGGCAATTTTTTCAGAAACTGAGGAGCGTTTTTTTGAGATCCAACGTACCAGACTCTCTTCCTCTAATATCTCTGAAATTCGAGATGCTATCGACAAACTAACTTTCGTTAAGTCGAACCAAGGGATTCGTGACATTATTTCTGCTATGGAAGGTTCCCCAAATTTTCCCACAAGTCCAGGGAATGCCCCAGCGGTAAAATTTTATGCAGCAAAGGCATTGGGAATCAAAGGGGAGAAACTTGCTGTTCCTTATTTAATCAAAACCTACCAAAAAGAATCGGCCAATATTCCCGAACACAATCCACCGAAATCTCGCACTTGGAAAGATGGTGTGGCTGATAGTACATCTTTATCTAGTCCTTATTTTTATGAAGAGGGAGAGATTCCTATCACATTGGCTTGTGGAGAAATTTTGAGAGCCCTGGGATCTTTACCCAAAACTGCGGAATCAGAATCCACGATCAAGTCAGCACTGACAAGTCCCAATTTTTATCTTCGCAGTTCTGCTGCTGATGCTCTATATAATTCTGGAAAAAAAGAGGCTCTCTCTCCTTTGTCGGAAGCACTCAGTAAGGAGACAGTTCCCTATGCAAAAATTTCGATTCTTTCTGCACTTGCAGGCCTTGAACGATTGCCAAACCAAAACTACAAAGCGATTTTAGAATCATTAACAGACAAAAACCCTGAGGTTCGTGCCAAAGCATCGGAAGCACTGCGGAGATTGGACTTCCGGATCTCGGCACCTTACTTAGAAAAGGTGATTCAGTCCGAAAATGACTCCAAGGTCCTGAATCAAATGAAATCCGATTACCAATTCCTAATTTCTATTCACACTCCGTAA
- a CDS encoding polyhydroxyalkanoate synthesis regulator DNA-binding domain-containing protein: MKLLKRYANRRLYDPETSSTITLEDVAKMIIGGEEIKVQDNMTGEDITPKILGQTFLKVSLGQRNEDFSNFMLTSLIRETGRDVSGLFERLILGGIGANYLTSERLEKIVTSMVELGELKEADFSHYREDLLRKMASRASEKKEQIQRDLEKFSQSILEEDKATLGDLSEKLKEVAEKLKEN; this comes from the coding sequence ATGAAGCTCCTTAAGCGATACGCAAACCGCAGACTCTATGATCCTGAAACTAGTTCCACCATTACTTTAGAAGATGTGGCCAAGATGATCATCGGGGGAGAAGAAATCAAAGTCCAAGACAATATGACTGGAGAAGACATCACTCCGAAGATTTTGGGACAAACCTTTCTCAAAGTCAGCTTAGGACAGCGGAACGAAGATTTTTCAAATTTTATGTTAACCTCACTCATTAGAGAAACAGGGCGGGATGTTTCCGGACTTTTTGAACGATTGATCTTGGGAGGAATCGGTGCCAATTATCTAACTTCCGAGCGGTTAGAAAAAATTGTTACTTCTATGGTCGAACTTGGGGAATTGAAGGAAGCGGATTTCAGTCACTACCGAGAAGACTTACTCCGCAAAATGGCCTCCCGTGCCAGTGAAAAAAAGGAACAAATCCAAAGAGATTTGGAAAAGTTCAGCCAATCTATTTTGGAAGAAGACAAGGCCACTCTTGGAGATCTTTCCGAAAAATTAAAAGAAGTCGCAGAAAAATTAAAAGAAAATTAA
- a CDS encoding TlpA family protein disulfide reductase, producing the protein MKIWKQLPYGWKVVSAFVFFFSTTLCFAYFKGRDTRPGVPIEILATTPTEANSWKGHPKVVYFWATWCTICKAYAPILEANLKFLPKSTIFLSVLEAEDSEETKEILSELTPDAKHPVYAADYRMLKEWRISAYPTTVFLNEEGKVVFSDTGILSPIGFWLRTFLLRFF; encoded by the coding sequence ATGAAAATTTGGAAGCAGTTACCGTACGGATGGAAGGTGGTTTCCGCCTTTGTTTTCTTTTTTTCGACCACCCTTTGTTTTGCTTATTTTAAGGGTCGGGACACGAGGCCGGGTGTTCCCATTGAAATCCTGGCCACTACACCGACAGAGGCCAATTCCTGGAAAGGGCATCCCAAAGTAGTTTATTTTTGGGCGACTTGGTGCACGATTTGTAAAGCTTACGCACCCATTTTAGAGGCAAATTTAAAGTTTTTGCCAAAATCTACAATTTTCCTTTCTGTTCTCGAAGCAGAAGATTCAGAAGAAACCAAAGAAATTTTATCAGAACTCACCCCCGATGCCAAACATCCCGTTTATGCTGCAGACTACCGGATGTTAAAGGAATGGCGAATTTCTGCATACCCCACAACGGTATTTTTGAATGAAGAGGGGAAGGTTGTATTTTCTGATACGGGAATCCTTAGCCCGATTGGGTTTTGGCTTCGTACTTTTCTTTTGCGGTTTTTCTAA